DNA sequence from the Chryseobacterium indicum genome:
AGATGAGCTTTCCACTTTTAATCTGCTTGAAGAAGACGGAACAATAGTAAAAGGTGTTCCGTTAGAAGATATGAGTGACGATGGCGACGGAGAAATTATGTCGGATGTGTACATCGATGAGGCGTTCGAAAATGTAGGAGATAAAGCTCAGTTCCAGTACGGACTTCTTGACCTTTGGGAATTTTTCTGCGAATTGGTAGAGATTATCGAGGAAACCAAAGGCGTTAATTATCCGATTACGGTCTACAGATTTGGAAACGTTCCTTTGAAAGCACCAGGTAAAAACGGAAGTGCAGGAGGTTCTAAAAAGAAATCGGCAATGCCATTAATGGACGATGATTTCGGTTTTGAAGACGACTTCGGAACTACCGGAAACTTTGCAGACGAAGATGATGATGCTTTTGATGATGAGGAAGAAGAAGACTACAACGACGATGCTTTCGATGATGAAGACGAAAACGATGATGAAAGATAATCGGAAGAATTTTTAAAATATACCGCCCTGAACATAAGTTTGGGGCTTTTTTATTCTGTACTGTAATCAGGAGCTGTTTCGCGCTTTCGCTACTCGCTTTTTCGTTTTTTTCGGCGCGGCGGCTTCGCTGCCGCGCCGAAAAAAACGAAAAGAGCTCAGACATGCCGCTCAATCCCGGCTAGGATCTCGGGTTTTCGATCAAAACAGTTCAGAATACATCTTATTGCATACTTTAATTTCATTTTCTGTACAAAATTAGAGACTCAGATTTCCTTTTTTCCGATCACAATCCCTATTTTTGTTAAAAGAGAATTAATGAAAAAATTAATTTTAATCGCTGCGATAGGTTTGGGAATCGTTTCCTGTACCACGCAAAAAGCTGCAAAAAACATGATGGATTTACCTAAGGACTGGAAACACACTACCAACATTTACGAAGTAAACGTAAGACAATATACAAAAGAAGGAACCTTCAGAGCATTTGAAAAAGAAATGCCGAGACTCAAATCAATGGGCGTAAAAACCCTTTGGTTCATGCCAATCACTCCGATTGCACAGCAAAATAAAAAAGGAAGTCTGGGAAGTCCTTATGCTGCATCAGATTACACCTCCATTAATCCCGAATTCGGAACTCTGAATGATTTCAAACACATGGTGAACGAAGCGCACCGGTTAGGTTTCAAAGTAATCATAGACTGGGTTGCGAACCACACAGGCTGGGATCATATCTGGACAAAAACCCATCCTGAATTTTACCTGAAAGATCCGGACGGAAAATTTCATATCGCTTCCGGAATGGATGATATCATCGAACTCGACTATAAAAATCCGGAAATGCGTCTGGCAATGATTGATGCCATGAAATACTGGGTAAAAGAAACCAATATCGATGGATTCCGTTGCGATCTTGCTTCCTGGGTTGAAGTAGATTTCTGGCAGCAGGCGCGTCCTGAAGTAGAAAAAATAAAACCCCTTTTCTGGCTTGGAGAATTCGATGAACTCGAAAGTCCGGAATACGGAAAAGTTTTTGATGCAAGCTACTCATGGAAATGGATGCACAAATCTGCCGATTATTACAAAAAAAATGAACCACTTTCAGAACTTACGGATCTTCTGAGAAAATATTCTGCAATTGGAGACAGCTCAATGAGAGCGTGGTTTACAACCAATCACGACGAAAACTCATGGAATGGAACAGAATATGAAAAATATGGAGTGATCACAAAACCGATGGCTGTATTCTCTGCAACCTGGAATGGCGTTCCGTTATTATATTCCGGTCAGGAATTACCCAACATGAAACGTCTGGAATTTTTTGAAAAAGATGTCATCAAATGGAGCAACGTGTATCAGAACGCAGATTTTTATAAGACACTCCTCAACTTAAAATCTTCAAATCCTGCATTAAGAGGAGGCGATTCCAATGTTACCACGTATCTTCTCAACACAACCGCTAACGACAAAATTTTAGCATATATAAGGAAAAACCGAAACAATGAAGTTTTAGTGGTTCTCAATATGTCCAAAGATCCTGTAAACTTCTCTATTGAAGACGAACATCTTTCAGGAAGCTTTAAAAATGTTTTTGAAAAGACAAAACGCGACTTTAGCAGCGGAAAAGATTTTAATTTCAAACCCGGAGATTACGCGGTTTTTGAAAAATAAATTCCTGTAAAATCTCCGCTTCTTGAGCGGAGATTAACTTTAATGAGCGTATTTTAAACTTAATTTACTTTAAGATATATTAGGAGATAAAAAGTCTGTTTAAACTTTTATTTAACCGCAAAAGCCACAAAAGATCTACTAAATTTTTTATTTAAAGTTGATCATTATCAATGAAAAAGCTCACAATAGTTTTTAAAAATCTTTGATTTTTATTCTTTTGAGCGCTTTGATTATTCTGGAAATTCGCTTTAACATTATCTTTTGTCACTTTTGAGGTTAATTCTGAAATTAGTTTGAACAAGTTTAAAATATAAAATGAAATTCTGTAGATGGAAAAATCAAAAATATTAGAAGCGGTAAAAAGCAGAATTGCTGAAAAAATTCAGAAACTTGAAAAACTGATCGAGGAAACGCGCGCTTCAAATAATGATACCAAAAGCTCAATGGGCGATAAATATGAGACCGGACGCGAGATGCTTCAGCAGGAAATCAATAACCTGCAAAGACAGCTCAATGAATCTTTAAATCAGCAATTCATTATTCAGAAAATAACATCAGATCCATCATCAAAGGTGCAAAACGGAGCCTTGGTAAAAACAGATAAAGGTCTTTTCTACATTTCTGCATCGGCGGGAGAAATAATAGTAGACCAACAGAAAATAATGACGGTTTCGGCAGAATCGCCGTTGGTAAAAGCAATGCATGGACTAACTGAAAACCAGAGTTTTTCTGTTAATAATGTCGGTCAGAAAATTGTAAAAGTATGGTGAGATTTATTTAAATCATGAAATCTGTGTACAGTCATTACTACTTTTTTCCTAACTTATGATAACAGAAAATCCGTAAGATTTTTCTAAATTTGAACCTCAAAATAATCCTTCTAAATGCAAAATTACCTAAACCTTTTACAGCATATTTTAGACCACGGAACCGATAAAACCGACAGAACCGGAACCGGAACAAGAAGCGTTTTCGGCTATCAGTTAAGATATGATCTGTCTGAAGGCTTTCCTTTGGTAACCACCAAAAAAGTGCATTTGAAATCCATTATTTACGAATTATTATGGTTTCTGAAAGGAGATACGAACATCAAATACTTGAAGGAGAATGGTGTTTCGATCTGGGACGAATGGGCAGATGATAATGGCGATCTTGGACCCGTTTACGGAGCGCAATGGAGAAGCTGGAACGGAGCAGATGGAAAAGTCGTGGATCAGATTAGTGATGTTATTGATCAGATTAAAAAAAATCCGGATTCCAGAAGACTTATCGTTTCTGCATGGAATGTTGCCGAAATCCCGAACATGGCTTTAGCGCCTTGTCATGCCTTATTCCAGTTTTATGTGGCAGACGGAAAACTTTCGCTTCAACTGTATCAGAGAAGTGCCGATGTTTTTCTGGGAGTTCCCTTTAACATTGCAAGTTATGCATTATTACTGATGATGGTGGCGCAGGTTTGCGATTTGGAAGTAGGAGACTACGTTCACAGTTTTGGAGATGTTCATATTTATAACAACCATTTTGAACAGGTTAAAAAACAGCTTTCCAGAGAACCAAGACCACTTCCTACGATGAAACTAAATCCTGAAATTAAAGATATTTTCAGTTTTGATTTTGAAGATTTTACGCTGGAAAATTATGATCCCCATCCGGGAATTAAAGCGCCTGTTGCGATTTAATGAGATTTTTCAGATTTTTATACCTACCGTTTCTGTCAATTTTTCTTTTGGGTTGTAAAAAAGAAAAGAAAGCTGATTATTCGGAACTCATAGAAGTTGTTGACTATTCCAAAGATGTGGTTTTTGATACATTATATGTTCCGGAGCATTTACGAAGCATTGTGAAGCAAATTTCAGAAATTAATGTGTATCAGACAAAAAACATTGGGAAAGGTGCAGAAAAATCTGCTAATTTTGAAAATTTCAAAGAATTAAAAAGATTAGCTTCAGATGAAGAATTATTAGCTCTTATCCATAATAAAAACAGAATTGTTGCTGTTTATTCGGCTATCGGATTATTGGATCGGAAGCCCGAAGTTTTAGATAAAATTTTTCTGAATTTTTTAAATTTAAAATCTCAGATTCATACACAAGACGGCTGTATTATTGGTGATCAGAATCCTGCGGAACCTTTATATTATGCTTATTTACATTCTTTAGACAATGAAAATCTTCGCACAGATTCTAGGTTGCAGAAACTGGACAGTATGATTATTTTTAGTTCAAACTCTTCGGAAAGTCTCTTACAGGAAGCATTAAGATACAAATTGTATCCCAAAACATTTAAAATGCCGATTGAAATTCAGGCATTTAAGAACCATAAAATTTCTGCTATTAATTATCTTAATCACTGGTATAAAGGAGATTACAGTAACCTTTTGCAAAAAGAATATATTTCCATAATTAAGAACGATTCTTTTGGCTACAGTAAGAGAAAAGTTTTAACCGAACTTCTGTCTTTTAAAAATCCTGCTAACAAAAATGTCATTTTAGATTATCTTAAAAAAGATACTCTCTTGGAAGATGAGAATGAAATTATCTGGAAACTTAATGATAACGGTATTCTGGATAGTGAATATCCACGCAAGAAAGGATATTGATGTAACAAAATTTCTATTTCCACTACTTATTCAGCAAATCTCAAAAGTATGTTGAAAAAGTTACTTTTCCTGTCTGTCATCAGTCTTTCAATGACTGTATTTTCTCAGACTAATTTAAAGCAGAAATTAGCAGGCTATATCGATTCTCTGTTCGTACACCATAAGGTAATGGGGAGTTTTGCCTTTGCCGAAAACGACCGCCCTACGTTTATAAAAGTTGTCGGATTTGCAGATGTTGAGAAGAATCAGAAAGCAAATGTCAATACACAATACAGGATCGGATCAATCAGCAAGACCTTTACTGCCGTTTTAATTATGAAAGCTTTTGAGGAAAAAAAGATTTCTTTAGATCAGAAACTTTCTGAATTTTATCCTGAGATCCCAAATGCTGAAAAAATTTCCATCGAAAATCTACTGCAGCACAGAACAGGAATTCATAATCTGACCAGTGAAGCAGAGTTTTGGCAGTACAACACCAAACCTCAGACAGAAAGCAGCTTAATCAGCATTATAAAAAAATACAAAAGCGATTTTGAACCCGGTTCAAAACACGAATACAGCAATTCCAATTACATTCTGCTCGGTTTTATTCTCGAAAAAATTTACAAAAAACCGTATGCTGCTTTGCTGAAAGATAAAATTACAAAACCTTTAAAATTAACGCTTACAGAAGTTGGAGGAAAAATAGATCCATCGAAAGATCAGGCAAAAGCGTATCAATTCATCAACGGAAAATATGTGACTTCATCCGAAACAGATATGAGTATTCCGATTGGCGCAGGAAATATCATCTCTACTCCAAGAGATCTTCTTACTTTTATTCTTGGTCTGGAAAACGGAAAATTAGTGAAGAAATCCAGCCTTGAAAAAATGAAAACATTTGTGGATGATTACGGATATGGCTTGGTGAAAGTTCCTTTCGACAAATATTCGGGATTTGGTCATACAGGAGGAATAGACAACTTCAGTTCCGCACTATTTTATTTTCCGGATCTGAAAATTGCCACCGCTTTCAGCACCAATCAGTCGGAAATGGATACCAATGACATTTCCATCAAAATGATTGAAACAGCCATGGGAAAAGATTTCGAAATGCCCAATTTTAAAACCTATGAAATTTCCGAGAATGATCTTCAGAAATTTACTGGAACTTATTCCAGTAAAGATGTTCCGTTAAAGATTAGCATTTTTATTGAAGATAAAAAACTGATGGCTCAGGCAACCGGACAAAGTGCGTTCCCTTTAGAAGCAATTTCCGAGACAAGTTTTAAATTTGACATGGCAGGAATCGTGATCGATTTCTATCCGGCAAAAAAACAGTTTGTCATTATTCAGGGAGGAACAAAAAATACGTTTACAAAAGAATAAAACAATGAAATATTTAAAAATAAACACCGAAGAAACTGCCGATCTTGAAGCACTTAAAAATGCAATTCTTCAGATGAAAGGCGTAGAATCTATAGAAATTATCGACGACGAAAATCCTGAGAGTGAACTGAAAAAAGCTTTTGCCAAAACCAAAGAACAGTTCAAAAAAGGAGATTACGAAACATTGGTAAACGATATTTTTGATATTTTAACTAAAAAATAATTTAAGAAATAAATAATGAAAAAAGCCATTTTATCGATTGTTTTACTGGGCGGAATTTTATTTTCCGCAAATGCAGCCGCACAAACCGAAACTTCGGGAAGAGAAAAAGTATACAGAGCCACTCATACCAAAGTAACGGAGCTGAAACACACAAAGCTTAAAGTAAATTTCGATTATCAGAAAGAACAGATGAACGGGGAAGAATGGCTTACTGCCGCACCTTTTTTCTATCCGACCAACGAACTGACGCTTGATGCAAAAGGAATGCTGATCCATGAAGTAGCGTTGGATATCAATGGAAAAAAATCTCCTTTAAAATATGATTATAAGGATGATGTTTTAAAAATTACTTTAGACAAAACCTATCAGAAAAATCAGGATTACACAGTTTACATCAAATATACAGCACGTCCGAATGAAGTAAAACAGGAAGGAAGTATGGCAATCAGTGATGCGAAAGGTCTGTATTTCATTAACGCACAGGGAACAGATCCGGATAAACCAACGCAAATCTGGACGCAGGGTGAAACGGAATCTTCTTCAGCCTGGTTCCCGACCATCGATAAATCCAACCAGAAAACAACGCAGGAAATTTACATGACGGTTCCTGATAAATACGTAACCCTTTCCAACGGATTGCTGAAAGATTCCCAAAAAGAGGCAAACGGTTTAAGAACCGATCATTGGGTGATGGATAAAAGGCATTCCACCTATCTTTTCTTCATGGGAGTGGGAGAGTACGCTATTGTGAAGGATAAATGGAGAAATATTGCAGTAGATTATTATATTGAGAAAGAATACGAACCGTATGCAAAGCAGATCTACGGAAATACACCGGAAATGATTGAGTTTTTCTCTAAAAAATTAGGCTACGATTTCCCATGGTCGAAATACGCTCAGATTTCCGGAAGAGATTACGTAAGCGGAGCAATGGAAAATACAACGGCAACGTTACACGGAAGTGATATTTTACAGAAACCGGGACAGCTCATCGACGAAAATACATGGGAAGATACCATTGCCCACGAATTGTTTCACCAATGGTTCGGAGATCTCGTAACGGCAGAAAGCTGGAGTAATCTTACGGTAAACGAATCTTTCGCCAATTATTCCGAATACCTTTGGAACGAATACAAATACGGAAAAGATCAGGCAGATTATCATCAGATGAAAGATGTCAATATGTACCTTACAACGCCGGGAAATTTTGATAAAGATCTTGTCCGCTTCAATTATGATTCCCGTGAAGATGTTTTCGATTTGGTAACGTACCAGAAAGGAGGCGGAATTCTTCATATGCTGAGAAATTATCTGGGAGATGATGCTTTCTTCGCAGGAATGAACGACTATCTTAAAACGTATGAATATCAGAACGCAGAAGCGCATCAGTTGAGATTATCTTTTGAAAAAGTTTCAGGAAAAGATTTAAATTGGTTCTTCAATCAGTGGTATTTCGGGCACGGAAACCCTAAAATTAAATATTCTTACACTTTCGAACCGGTTAAAAAACAGGTTGCTGTAACCATAGAGCAGACGCAGGATCAGCCGTTCCAGTTTCCTCTGGCAATCGATGTGTATGATAACGGAAAACCGAAAAGATACAATGTTTGGGTAAATGCAGAAGCCAAAAACACCTTTAATTTTGATGTTTCTAAAAATGCAGATCTGGTAAATATTAATGCCGACGGAATTTTGGTGGCAGACATTACCGATACCAAAACGCCGGAGCAATATGCAATGCAGTATGCGGGATCAAAAGAATTTAAAAGCAGATATCTTGCGCTGAGCGGAATTAAAGATCAGGTGGGAAAAAATCCGGCAGCTACAAAATTATTGGCAGCCGCTCTTAAAGATCCGTTCTTCAGAACGAGAATAAAAGCTTTGCAGTTAATGGATTTATCAAATCCTGAACAATTTAAAGCCATGGGAGCAGAAGTAGAAAAATTAGCTTCCAATGATCCTAAAACTTTAGTACAGGCTGCAGCGATTTCGGCTTTGGCAAAAACGAAGGATAAAAAATACCTTCCGGTTTTCGAAAAAGGAGTCAATGCCGTTTCAAACGCGGTAAAAGGAAGCTCTGTAAGCGCTATTGTGGAAATTGATCCTGCAAGAGCAAGTACTTTAGCTGATAAGATTGATCTGGAAGGCGCTCCGGAAAATTTATTGAGTAAGCTGTTACCAATTATCGTTAAAAATAAAGTGACTTCACAAATGCCGAACATTGCGCAGATGGCAGCATTTTATCCATTCCTTAAATTTCAGAATCCTGAATTGGGAAAAAGTGCGGAAGAAGGCTACAACTGGATCATGAGTTCTGATAATCTGAAAGCGACAGAAAGCATCACCAAAATGCTGAATCAGGCAAAAGGACAGATCGGTAACAATCCTCAGGCGAAAATGATGATCTCCCAAATGCTGAAAGACGGTCTTGCCAAAAAAATGGAACTTCTGAAACAGAATCCTCAAAATGCAGCAAGCATCAATAAGCAAATCGATGCGATCAACAAATCCATTGAAGATTTTAAATAACCTTTAAAATTATATTGAAGTTGTTTAACTAGCTTTAAATTTAACCTCAAAAGAGACAAAAAGACTTTATTGGATTTATGTAAAGTATTTCAAAAGTCTGCAAAGAGAAAAAATCTTTGATTTTTTAAAATTTATGTGCTCTTTTTTCATTGAATGATTAAACTTAAGAAACTAAAGTGTTTAAATCTTTTGCTTCTTTTGTGGTAAAAAGTTTAAACAATTTTATTAAAAAGCACTTCTGCAAAGAGGTGCTTTTTTACTTTAATGTCATCAGATATAAATTTTTTCCTTTGTTTTAGGCAGCAGAATTTCTCTTCTTTTTTCCTGATTTCTGTTTTGCAGATTGATTTTCATTCCTTTTTTAATGAAGATTTCTTTCTTCGAATTTCCGTATTCTTTCTTGTTGGCAACTTCCTTTTCATAAATGATTTTTCCTGTAGAAAGATTAAAGTCTACTGTTGTCCAATATTCTTCTGGTTTTCCGCTTTCAGAGAAAAAGCCGATTAACTCGAAATGACCGTTCTGAAATCTGTACCTGTCTGTACCGCCCCATTTCCAGCTGCTTCCGCCGTAATGGCTAATTTCCAGAATTCCGTTTTTTATCTCGGTTCCCTGATACGGATCGCCCATCATTCCACCGTCTTTACTGCCCAGAATTGCTTTTCGGGATTTTTCCAAAATAGTCCATTTATTATTTACCTTCTTCAGAATCTGAATTTCGCGCACGTCTCCGGAATCACCGTTGGTCGGAATATCATAAACTATTACTTTTTCAGGAATTTTATCTCCGTCGAGATCACCTTCAACAGTTTCATTGATTTTAGAATTTTTCGGCTGAAATTCCTTCTGCGCAAAACAGAATGTGCTGAAAATAAGGGCTGCAATGCAGAATGTAGTCTTCATAAAATATTTTGTACTCTAAAATTACGAAATTATGTGTTTCATCAATGTCTGTCTTTGATTGTTTCGATAAAAAAATCACTAACTTTGAACCTCAATTTGAGAAATAAATGGAGAATTTAATTCAGGATACTACCGTTCAGAAACCAAAATGGATTCGTGTAAAACTTCCTACCGGAAAAAATTACCGAGAACTGAGAACTTTGGTTGATAAATATAAATTAAATACCATTTGCCAGAGCGGAAGCTGTCCGAATATGGGCGAATGTTGGGGAGAAGGAACAGCTACTTTCATGATCCTTGGAAATATCTGTACCCGAAGCTGTGGATTTTGCGGGGTAAAAACCGGAAAACCAATGGATGTAAACTGGGACGAACCTGAGAAAGTGGCACGTTCTATTAAATTAATGAAGATCAAGCACGCTGTTTTAACGTCTGTAGACCGTGATGATCTGAAAGATATGGGATCTATTCTCTGGGCAGAAACCGTAAATGCAGTAAGAAGAATTTCTCCGGGAACTACGATGGAAACTCTAATTCCGGACTTTCAGGGGATCACAAAACACATCGACCGATTGGTGGATGTAGCTCCGGAAGTAATTTCTCACAACATGGAAACGGTAAAACGTCTGACAAGAGAAGTGAGAATTCAGGCAAAATATGAAAGAAGTCTTGAGGTTTTAAGATATTTAAAAGAAGCAGGGCAGAGAAGAACAAAAACAGGCGTAATGCTTGGCTTAGGCGAAACTAAAGATGAGGTTTTCCAGACGATTGAAGACATCAGGAATGCAAATGTGGACGTAATTACTTTAGGACAGTATTTGCAGCCTACAAAAAAACACCTTCCCGTAAAGAAATTCATTACTCCAGAAGAATTCGATGAATTTGGGGATTTTGCAAGAAGTTTAGGATTCAGGCATGTTGAAAGTTCGCCTTTGGTAAGAAGTTCTTATCACGCAGAAAAACATATTCATTAAAATAAAAAATCGCTCTGTTTTCGGAGCGATTTTTATTTTGTCTGATATTTTAATTCAGATTAATTATGCTTAACCCAGATTAATTTATCTGTATTATAACCTATATTTTTTGCTTTTTCTAAAAATCTCTGACGGATGCTTTCAGGGATTTCTTTTGTTCGGGACAGAATCCAAAGATATTCCAGATTATTTCCCATAATCAGAGCATACTGATAATTATCATCAATATCAACAACATTATATCCTGCCCAAAACGGCTTAAAAAAAGAAACTTTCAGGCGTGCCTCATCTTCTTTTCCTACGAATCGTGCTTCACCAATGGATTCCTTCCACTCTTTTTTAACGTAGTTGTAGCCTTTGTTATCTACTTTTATCGTTCCGTTTGGATTTTTGGAGTAGGTTGCCGTTACATTATCCATATTTTTCTCAAATTTATAATCGAAACGGGCTATTTCATACCATGTTCCCAAATATTTATCGGCTTTAAAATTCTGTACAGCCGTTGCTCCTTTGGGAATCCCTACCGAACAGGAATTGAGAATAAATAATCCTAAAATACCCAAAGAAACAGGGATGGCTATTTTCTGAAAAGTTTTCATTATAAGATATTTTTAAGTAGAATGGATTCTTCAAAAATGATGCCTGAAAGTTTAATGGATGACTTTAATTTTTAAACTCAACTCTTCGATTTCACTTAAACTAAGATCACAAAAAATGAGATCTTCAATTTTATCTGAATACTTTTGTTTTAATGCTGAATCTTTGCAGCCCGACTTGAACGGAGTTCTTTTTGTGAAACAAAAAAGCGGGAGCGGAAGACTTAAATGAGAGAAAAGTAAAGGCTTTTATCGAAGTTTTAAGCTGCCCAAAAAATCAGGAAAAAACTTTCAGGAAATTGTCTTTGAAACTTCCGGAAACTTCAATTTCCGTATGGTCGGAAAGAGTTACGGTTCCGCTTTTGTGGTAAGATTTCACAAAACCGGTATTGATAATGTGGGAGCGGTGAACCCTCACAAAAGGATTTTCCAGCAGATCATCGAAATGTTTTAAAAAACGGCAGACCATTTTTTTAGAACCATCGGTAAGATACACCTGCGTGAAATTTCCATCTGCCTGAAGTCTTACAATATCTTCCGTTTTCACCACATCGAAACCCTGCAAAGTCGGGAGAATCAACTGTTGTTTTTCGGGTTTTAATTTTAAATTTTCGAGAAGGATTTTATTCCGGTTGAGTTCTTCTTTGCTTTCCAGACTTTCTGCCACTTTATTAACAGCTAAAATAAGCTCCTGAATGTCAATTGGTTTTAAAATATAATAACTTGCCGATTTATTAAGAGCCTGCAAAGAATATTGAGAAAATGCCGTAATAAAAATCGTTTCATA
Encoded proteins:
- a CDS encoding plasmid pRiA4b ORF-3 family protein; the encoded protein is MVYKIRVILDAKEDIFRDIEVKGKQTLWNLHLGIKSAFSLQGDELSTFNLLEEDGTIVKGVPLEDMSDDGDGEIMSDVYIDEAFENVGDKAQFQYGLLDLWEFFCELVEIIEETKGVNYPITVYRFGNVPLKAPGKNGSAGGSKKKSAMPLMDDDFGFEDDFGTTGNFADEDDDAFDDEEEEDYNDDAFDDEDENDDER
- a CDS encoding alpha-amylase family glycosyl hydrolase → MKKLILIAAIGLGIVSCTTQKAAKNMMDLPKDWKHTTNIYEVNVRQYTKEGTFRAFEKEMPRLKSMGVKTLWFMPITPIAQQNKKGSLGSPYAASDYTSINPEFGTLNDFKHMVNEAHRLGFKVIIDWVANHTGWDHIWTKTHPEFYLKDPDGKFHIASGMDDIIELDYKNPEMRLAMIDAMKYWVKETNIDGFRCDLASWVEVDFWQQARPEVEKIKPLFWLGEFDELESPEYGKVFDASYSWKWMHKSADYYKKNEPLSELTDLLRKYSAIGDSSMRAWFTTNHDENSWNGTEYEKYGVITKPMAVFSATWNGVPLLYSGQELPNMKRLEFFEKDVIKWSNVYQNADFYKTLLNLKSSNPALRGGDSNVTTYLLNTTANDKILAYIRKNRNNEVLVVLNMSKDPVNFSIEDEHLSGSFKNVFEKTKRDFSSGKDFNFKPGDYAVFEK
- a CDS encoding thymidylate synthase encodes the protein MQNYLNLLQHILDHGTDKTDRTGTGTRSVFGYQLRYDLSEGFPLVTTKKVHLKSIIYELLWFLKGDTNIKYLKENGVSIWDEWADDNGDLGPVYGAQWRSWNGADGKVVDQISDVIDQIKKNPDSRRLIVSAWNVAEIPNMALAPCHALFQFYVADGKLSLQLYQRSADVFLGVPFNIASYALLLMMVAQVCDLEVGDYVHSFGDVHIYNNHFEQVKKQLSREPRPLPTMKLNPEIKDIFSFDFEDFTLENYDPHPGIKAPVAI
- a CDS encoding serine hydrolase domain-containing protein; protein product: MLKKLLFLSVISLSMTVFSQTNLKQKLAGYIDSLFVHHKVMGSFAFAENDRPTFIKVVGFADVEKNQKANVNTQYRIGSISKTFTAVLIMKAFEEKKISLDQKLSEFYPEIPNAEKISIENLLQHRTGIHNLTSEAEFWQYNTKPQTESSLISIIKKYKSDFEPGSKHEYSNSNYILLGFILEKIYKKPYAALLKDKITKPLKLTLTEVGGKIDPSKDQAKAYQFINGKYVTSSETDMSIPIGAGNIISTPRDLLTFILGLENGKLVKKSSLEKMKTFVDDYGYGLVKVPFDKYSGFGHTGGIDNFSSALFYFPDLKIATAFSTNQSEMDTNDISIKMIETAMGKDFEMPNFKTYEISENDLQKFTGTYSSKDVPLKISIFIEDKKLMAQATGQSAFPLEAISETSFKFDMAGIVIDFYPAKKQFVIIQGGTKNTFTKE
- a CDS encoding M1 family metallopeptidase, which produces MKKAILSIVLLGGILFSANAAAQTETSGREKVYRATHTKVTELKHTKLKVNFDYQKEQMNGEEWLTAAPFFYPTNELTLDAKGMLIHEVALDINGKKSPLKYDYKDDVLKITLDKTYQKNQDYTVYIKYTARPNEVKQEGSMAISDAKGLYFINAQGTDPDKPTQIWTQGETESSSAWFPTIDKSNQKTTQEIYMTVPDKYVTLSNGLLKDSQKEANGLRTDHWVMDKRHSTYLFFMGVGEYAIVKDKWRNIAVDYYIEKEYEPYAKQIYGNTPEMIEFFSKKLGYDFPWSKYAQISGRDYVSGAMENTTATLHGSDILQKPGQLIDENTWEDTIAHELFHQWFGDLVTAESWSNLTVNESFANYSEYLWNEYKYGKDQADYHQMKDVNMYLTTPGNFDKDLVRFNYDSREDVFDLVTYQKGGGILHMLRNYLGDDAFFAGMNDYLKTYEYQNAEAHQLRLSFEKVSGKDLNWFFNQWYFGHGNPKIKYSYTFEPVKKQVAVTIEQTQDQPFQFPLAIDVYDNGKPKRYNVWVNAEAKNTFNFDVSKNADLVNINADGILVADITDTKTPEQYAMQYAGSKEFKSRYLALSGIKDQVGKNPAATKLLAAALKDPFFRTRIKALQLMDLSNPEQFKAMGAEVEKLASNDPKTLVQAAAISALAKTKDKKYLPVFEKGVNAVSNAVKGSSVSAIVEIDPARASTLADKIDLEGAPENLLSKLLPIIVKNKVTSQMPNIAQMAAFYPFLKFQNPELGKSAEEGYNWIMSSDNLKATESITKMLNQAKGQIGNNPQAKMMISQMLKDGLAKKMELLKQNPQNAASINKQIDAINKSIEDFK
- the lipA gene encoding lipoyl synthase; protein product: MENLIQDTTVQKPKWIRVKLPTGKNYRELRTLVDKYKLNTICQSGSCPNMGECWGEGTATFMILGNICTRSCGFCGVKTGKPMDVNWDEPEKVARSIKLMKIKHAVLTSVDRDDLKDMGSILWAETVNAVRRISPGTTMETLIPDFQGITKHIDRLVDVAPEVISHNMETVKRLTREVRIQAKYERSLEVLRYLKEAGQRRTKTGVMLGLGETKDEVFQTIEDIRNANVDVITLGQYLQPTKKHLPVKKFITPEEFDEFGDFARSLGFRHVESSPLVRSSYHAEKHIH
- a CDS encoding lipocalin family protein; the protein is MKTFQKIAIPVSLGILGLFILNSCSVGIPKGATAVQNFKADKYLGTWYEIARFDYKFEKNMDNVTATYSKNPNGTIKVDNKGYNYVKKEWKESIGEARFVGKEDEARLKVSFFKPFWAGYNVVDIDDNYQYALIMGNNLEYLWILSRTKEIPESIRQRFLEKAKNIGYNTDKLIWVKHN
- a CDS encoding LytR/AlgR family response regulator transcription factor; protein product: MKIKAVIVDDELIARDVLRNYLTKYCPQIEILGEAENIKEAVPLIAEKQPQLVFLDVEMPFGNAFDVLEATKEFSYETIFITAFSQYSLQALNKSASYYILKPIDIQELILAVNKVAESLESKEELNRNKILLENLKLKPEKQQLILPTLQGFDVVKTEDIVRLQADGNFTQVYLTDGSKKMVCRFLKHFDDLLENPFVRVHRSHIINTGFVKSYHKSGTVTLSDHTEIEVSGSFKDNFLKVFS